One genomic region from Halorussus rarus encodes:
- a CDS encoding tryptophan--tRNA ligase, whose protein sequence is MTDDADDFTVTPYAVEGEIDYRELLDRFGADELTDDQIARFPDPHPMVRRKVFYAGRDVDRFLGAATAGETVSLVTGVGPSGPMHIGHAMHFYHAKHLQQRTGAHVYIPMSDDEKYFGKDLSMADISEHARDNLRDLLAVGFDPERTRIVVDTADADVVYPLAVQFAKHLTQSTMEATYGRPDNVGLGFYPAVQIAHLLLPQLVHGPHASVVPIAVDQDPHVRLARDVAAKEAFDVTKPAALLSKFLPTLDGPGKMSSSDSAPAIHLTDDRETVQDKIQTYAYSGGRSSLDAHREHGGDPTVDVAYQLLAFFFEHDDATLDRLADEYRSGDLLSGELKNYAAERIADFLEAHQERRAAIDDLEAEFERYRLTGDERARARPEGVGLFDRARRS, encoded by the coding sequence ATGACAGACGACGCAGACGACTTCACCGTCACCCCCTACGCGGTCGAGGGCGAGATCGACTACCGGGAACTGCTCGACCGCTTCGGCGCGGACGAACTGACCGACGACCAGATAGCGCGCTTCCCCGACCCGCACCCGATGGTGCGCCGGAAGGTGTTCTACGCCGGCCGGGACGTCGACCGGTTCCTCGGGGCGGCGACCGCCGGCGAGACCGTCTCGCTCGTGACCGGCGTCGGTCCCTCGGGGCCGATGCACATCGGTCACGCGATGCACTTCTACCACGCGAAGCACCTCCAGCAGCGGACGGGCGCACACGTCTACATCCCCATGTCGGACGACGAGAAGTACTTCGGCAAGGACCTCTCGATGGCCGACATCTCCGAGCACGCCCGGGACAACCTCCGGGACCTGCTCGCTGTCGGGTTCGACCCTGAGCGCACCCGCATCGTGGTCGACACCGCGGACGCGGACGTAGTCTACCCCCTCGCGGTCCAGTTCGCGAAGCACCTCACCCAGTCGACGATGGAGGCGACCTACGGCCGACCCGACAACGTCGGCCTGGGGTTCTACCCCGCGGTCCAGATAGCGCACCTGCTGCTGCCCCAGCTCGTCCACGGCCCGCACGCGAGCGTGGTCCCCATCGCGGTCGACCAGGACCCCCACGTCCGACTCGCTCGCGACGTGGCCGCCAAGGAGGCGTTCGACGTGACCAAGCCGGCGGCCCTGCTGAGCAAGTTCCTGCCGACCCTCGACGGACCGGGCAAGATGAGCAGTTCGGACAGCGCACCGGCCATCCACCTGACCGACGACCGCGAGACGGTGCAAGACAAGATCCAGACGTACGCCTACTCCGGCGGGCGGTCCAGTCTGGACGCCCACCGCGAGCACGGCGGCGACCCAACGGTCGACGTGGCCTACCAGCTGCTGGCGTTCTTCTTCGAGCACGACGACGCGACCCTCGACCGGCTCGCCGACGAGTACCGGTCGGGAGACCTGCTCAGCGGGGAGCTCAAGAACTACGCCGCCGAGCGCATCGCCGACTTCCTCGAAGCGCACCAGGAGCGCCGGGCCGCAATCGACGACCTCGAAGCCGAGTTCGAGCGCTACCGACTGACCGGCGACGAGCGCGCGCGAGCGCGACCGGAGGGCGTCGGCCTGTTCGACCGAGCGAGACGTTCGTAA